One segment of Fusarium falciforme chromosome 13, complete sequence DNA contains the following:
- a CDS encoding Amidohydro-rel domain-containing protein, translated as MAKTSDYQSSINTFIVEDVKIFDGHKFIANGFVYVRDGHIADVGSGKPDRIIGQHILRISRPQHTLIPGLIDAHIHALAGNTNSVEQSLRFGVTTVCDMHNEVEDIMRLKQWVAEPQNKARYSDYKYAGIGAVVEGGWPIPVMKKELESVPQGEKILNVIVSGWPKLNTSHDAKPFVQQQVNRHGASYIKMFHELGDTLGMKLPSPPIDVQNAVVKAAHEAGVIAVGHALSYTGAMDLLEAGVDGFTHIFLDEPPNDHFIKIMKSRNVHCNPTLSLCASQTAERQEWQQTFRRDPLAESMLIQKTPDKPLGLAKEERPRAGVQHAYETTRKLYRAGIPLIAGSDCADQGFGVAYGLGIHIEMYLFAHEIGMSPEDVLKSATSTTAARFGFKDRGEISFGKKADLVLVKGDIAEVLSDPKNRCLPIAGVWRDGVLASFYERLHPEFVRIFVTDDSPCQDLTM; from the exons ATGGCAAAGACGAGCGATTATCAGTCATCGATAAACACCTTCATTGTCGAAGATGTTAAAATTTTTGACGGTCATAAGTTTATTGCCAATGGCTTTGTCTATGTTCGTGACGGCCATATCGCCGATGTTGGCAGCGGCAAGCCAGACAGAATTATCGGACAACATATCTTGAGGATCTCTCGACCACAGCATACACTCATCCCGGGACTGATTGACGCCCATATTCATGCCCTTGCTGGTAACACCAACAGTGTTGAACAGTCGCTGCGCTTTGGAGTCACAACCGTATGTGACATGCATAACGAAGTGGAGGATATCATGCGGCTGAAACAG TGGGTTGCCGAACCGCAAAACAAGGCCAGGTACTCGGATTATAAGTACGCTGGAATAGGAGCGGTTGTCGAAGGGGGATGGCCTATCCCTGTCATGAAGAAGGAACTCGAGTCGGTTCCTCAAGGCGAGAAAATACTAAATGTCATTGTCTCAGGCTGGCCCAAACTGAACACAAGCCATGATGCAAAGCCATTTGTGCAACAGCAGGTCAATCGGCATGGAGCATCATATATCAAGATGTTTCACGAGCTGGGAGATACTCTCGGCATGAAACTACCGTCGCCTCCCATAGATGTGCAAAATGCTGTGGTAAAGGCCGCCCACGAAGCGGGCGTCATTGCTGTTGGTCACGCCCTCAGCTACACTGGCGCCATGGATCTCCTCGAGGCTGGAGTCGACGGCTTCACGCATATTTTCCTCGACGAACCTCCCAACGACCACTTCATCAAGATTATGAAATCACGCAATGTTCACTGCAACCCGACGCTGAGCTTGTGTGCATCACAAACCGCTGAGCGACAGGAATGGCAGCAAACATTCAGAAGAGACCCCCTTGCTGAGAGTATGCTGATTCAGAAAACACCCGATAAGCCACTTGGGCTAGCCAAAGAAGAGCGCCCGAGAGCTGGTGTCCAGCATGCCTATGAAACCACGAGAAAGCTGTACCGGGCAGGTATCCCTTTGATAGCAGGGAGTGACTGTGCTGATCAAGGGTTCGGTGTAGCATATGGTCTTGGCATACATATTGAGATGTACCTTTTTGCCCATGAGATCGGCATGTCGCCCGAAGACGTCCTCAAATCTGCCACGTCTACTACAGCTGCTCGGTTTGGGTTCAAGGATAGAGGAGAAATTTCTTTTGGGAAGAAGGCAGATCTAGTACTTGTCAAGGGCGACATTGCTGAGGTACTGTCCGATCCAAAGAATCGTTGTTTGCCAATCGCGGGCGTTTGGAGAGATGGTGTTCTGGCATCTTTTTATGAGCGGCTTCATCCTGAATTTGTGCGGATATTTGTTACGGATGATTCCCCGTGTCAAGACTTGACTATGTAA